The genomic region CGTGCCGATCTGTAATGCCTTGGTCGACCCCAGCGATGACCTGATGGATACCGAACGGTTCGTGGTGGGCTCCAACACCGCCATGTCATCCGCCATCGCGTTCGTGCTGGTCAATGACCGGCGCAAAATGGTGCACTTCACCGAGCATTTCTTCGATCAGAAACTCGGTTTTTACAAAGGAAACCTGACTGTACCCTTCGATGTCGATGGCCACGCTCAGGCGGCGACATTGATTCACGAGTTGTCTCATCAATTCTCCGCCACCGAGGATTTCGCCTTTGTGGAAGCGCGCCGGCCGTTTTCTGATCTGATCAACACGCTCACCGCCTATGGCCGGGATATGAGGGATGTACTGGAAGATTTTCAGAACAAGGCGCTGTCGCTCAATACGCCCAAAGATCAGTTGTTCGCGCGCTGGAGCAAGAAACGCGGCTCGTACGTCGATCTGGACAAATTTCCTGCGGCTGAGAACATGAGCAAAAAATTGCTCGCACTCACCGGCAGCCCAACCATTGATGACGCACGCAACGCGTTTTTTGATCGGCTTTCGCCCAATGCACGTATCGACGTCATCCTGCACAACGCCGACTCGATCGCGCGTCTGATCTGCGAGATGGGCCGGCAACTCGATCCGGCAGTTACGCCCTGACAAACGCAAAAAAAAGGCGCAGGTCGTGACCTGCGCCTTTTCAGCGGTCCTGGGAATCAGTCTTTCTGATCGCGCAGCACATTGCCCGATGCACCGTCGATGCGGAATTCGTAAACCACGCCGTCGGCCTTGCGCCCTTCACCTTTCCAGTAACCGTCGTTGTCGGCTTCAATTTCGTAGACCTCGACATACCTGGCCTTGGTTTTCACGATTGCGATGGCTTTCTCGATGGTGACCCAGCCAGCCCCGGGCCTGTCAGCCAATGCAGCACCGGCGCTCAGCAAACTGGCAGTGGCAATCAGTGCAGCAAACGCGTTTTTGATCATTTTTTCACTCCATTTGTGGATAGTAGTCATTGGCGTCCTGCTTTTTGGGTGCCTGAGCGAAAAATAAGTTCCACTTTGATGGGTAAATGCCATGACCGATGTTCTCGGCAACTTCCCGCAAAGGTTAGAATGTGCGAAATCAGGACGAGTCAATGACCCAAGACACTCTCTCGGAAGCCGAATACGATGCGATCACCGATGCCGCTGCGCACTGGTGCATGCGTCTGCACGCCGCGGATTGCACGGAAGAAGAACGTCGCGCATTCACACAATGGCACGATGCTCATCCGCTGCATGCGTTCGAGTATGAAGCCATGCTGGAAATCTGGGACGTCGCCGAACATCTGCCACGCCCGGAATCCGCGCCGCTCGTGCCGCTTCAGCAACCGTCCCGTTCGTTGCGCCAGTACGCAATAGCGGCCGGTGTCTGCGCGCTCGCGTTACCGCTGGCGGCCTACACCGGATGGAATCTGGGCTGGGTACCCGACAGTTATGAGCACCTGCGTGCCACCGACAATGTGCGTCAGGTCACGCTGAGCGATGGCAGTCAGATCGAGTTGAATCTGAACACTGATTTGACCTTCAGCAATTACAAGGATGAACGACGAGTCACGTTGAAAAAAGGCGAGGTGTTCTTCAACGTCAGTCACGACGCCTCGCACCCGTTTGTCGTGCGAGCGGGCGAAGGCAATATTCGAGTGACCGGTACGCGCTTCAACGTATGGCTGTATGAAGACCAGGTACGTGTCAACCTGATCGAAGGTTCGGTGCTGGTGACGAGTAATCGCGCATTGCCAGGCGATGGCCTGCGTCTGGGGTCGTCCATGCAGGCGCGTTACAAACCGGGCGACTACATGCCGCAGATCAGCCAGACCTATCCCAACGATACCTCG from Pseudomonas tensinigenes harbors:
- a CDS encoding PepSY domain-containing protein yields the protein MIKNAFAALIATASLLSAGAALADRPGAGWVTIEKAIAIVKTKARYVEVYEIEADNDGYWKGEGRKADGVVYEFRIDGASGNVLRDQKD
- a CDS encoding FecR family protein, encoding MTQDTLSEAEYDAITDAAAHWCMRLHAADCTEEERRAFTQWHDAHPLHAFEYEAMLEIWDVAEHLPRPESAPLVPLQQPSRSLRQYAIAAGVCALALPLAAYTGWNLGWVPDSYEHLRATDNVRQVTLSDGSQIELNLNTDLTFSNYKDERRVTLKKGEVFFNVSHDASHPFVVRAGEGNIRVTGTRFNVWLYEDQVRVNLIEGSVLVTSNRALPGDGLRLGSSMQARYKPGDYMPQISQTYPNDTSLAWRNGKLVLDNLALNEALPLINRYLDRPLMLADNSTGSIRVGGIYNIKELNNLANSLPKVLPVYLTRNKEGNPVINPMPQQPPKS